Genomic segment of Erythrobacter sp. BLCC-B19:
CCGCGCTGCTCGATGCGGCAGGTGTGTTGCTGGCGCAATCGACTGCCGCGCTGACCGCCGCGGTGCGCGCGGCGGCGCAGGGGCCGTCCGAAGTGCTGCTGCTGGCCTTCACCCCGACGATCCTCAACCCCGCCACGCCCGAGCTTTACCGCGCCAATCTGCCGACAGGATGGGCCGCGCCCGCCTTCGACCGGTTGCAGCTGGAAGATTACGACTGGCTCACCGCAGGAGCCGATGCTGCGCGGCGCGCGGCCTATGAACTGGTGAACGCGCGGCTCGGCTATGCCCTTGCAGATCAAGACTATCTCGCCGGCTTCGTGTTCGACCCGGCCGATGCCGAGCCGTTCTGGACGCGCATCGACGCCGGGATCGATGAAGCCGCCACGCGCGGCATCACGCGCCGCTATGTCTGGGCGCTGCCGCAGGTCAATCGCGATGGCTACACCCGCCTCGCCTCTCCCCCGGAGCAAGCCATGGATCCCTTCGACGACGTGCTTTACCCCTTTGCCCTGGGGCGCAGCGCCTCGGTCGCGCCGGAATTCTCGACCTCGATCGCGGTCACGGCCTCGGGGCACGAGAGGCGCAATTCGCTGTGGTCGGACGCAAGGCTGCACTTCGATGTCGGCCCGGGCATCCGGTCGGAGGGAGAATTGTCCGAACTGATCGCCTTCTTCCGCGCCCGGCGCGGGCCTGCGCGGGGCTTCCGGATCGCCGACCCCTTCGATAACAGTTCGAACGGCATGACCGGCGCGCCGACCATGCTCGACCAGTTGCTCGGCATCGGGGACGGACTTCGCGCGGACTTCCAGCTGTCCAAGGCCTATGGCGGGGCCGAGCCACAAGTGCGACCGATCACGCGCCCGCGGGCCGAAACGCTTGTGGTCAGCGTCGGCGGCGCGGCCAGCACCGGCTGGACGCTGGGCGACAAGGGCGTGCTGCGATTTGCCTCTCCGCCCCCCGCAGGTGCCGAGGTGCGCGCGGGTTTCCGCTTCGATGTGCCGGTGCGCTTTGCCGAGGATCGCCTCGACATTTCGGCAGTCAGCTTTGCCGCTGGCGAGGCACCTTCCGTGCCGCTCATCGAGATCAGGGAGACCGCCTGATGCGCGTTTTCTTCGACCGCGAGCTCGATACGGTCGCAACCTTCTGGCGCATCTATCGCCGTGACGGCGTCGCGCTCGCCTTCACCAGCCACGACCGTGATCTGACCTTCGGCGGCATCCGGCACATGGCGGCCCCCGGCATGGTCCCCGCCGCGATCCGCCTTACCGCCGAACTCGCGAATGACAGTGCCGAGGTGCAGGGGGCGCTCAACCACGCCTCGATCCGAGCCGTTGATCTGGCGGCCGGACTTTTCGACGAGGCCGCCATCGAGATCGGGGCGGTCGACTGGAGCGATCTTGGGCACCATACGCTCTACACCGGCCAGATCGGCCGGATCGAGGACGACCAGTCGCAATTCGTCGCCGAGCTCAAGTCGAACAAGAGCCTGCTCGAACAGGACTTGGTGCCGCGCACCAGCCCGACCTGCCGTGCCGAGTTCTGCGGCCACGGCTGTGGGCTCTCGGCGGCGCGGTTCTCCTCGGTTCAGGCGCTTGCCGCAATCGATCTCGACGCCAACCGGGTTCGCTTCGCAGGACTCGATAGCGAGGCCCATGTCGATGGCAGGATGCGCTTCATGGCGGGGCCGCAAACGGGATTGGCCTTCGGGATCATCGACGCGCAGGATGGGTGGCTGGTGCTCGACAGGCCATTGGTCGCAGGTACGCTGCCGGGCACCCGAGCGCAGCTGCGCGAAGGCTGCGATCACACGCTGGGCACCTGCTCTTCCCGGTTCGGCAATGCGACGAATTTCCGCGGGGAGCCGTTTCTTCCGGGCAATGACCTTCTTGCCCGTTATGGCCAGCCATGACCGGGCCCGTCCCGGCTTTGGCCGAGGCTGCACTCGCGCTGGTCGGCTGCCCGTTTCGCCTGCATGGACGCGATCCCGCGACCGGACTGGATTGCGTCGGTCTGGTCGCAGCGGCCCTCGCTGCAACGGGCGCGGAACCGGTGGCGCCTAGCGGCTATGGCCTGCGCAATCTGAGTATCGGCCAGTGGCTGCCGCTGGCGCTCCCGTCAGGTCTGGTGCCAGCCGATGGGCCGATCCGGGCGGGCGATGTGCTGCTGATCGCGCTTCCTCACAGCCAGCATCACCTTGTCATTGCCGTCGACCCCGCAAGGGTCGTGCACGCCCATGCCGGACTCAGGCGGGTCGTGATCCAGCCGCGCGATGTGGCCTGGCAGGTTGTGTCGCAGTGGCGTTTGGCCAATCGAAGGGAAGGCTAAGGCAATGGCAACTCTGCTTCTCACTGCGATCGGCACCGCGATCGGTGGCCCGATTGGCGGCGCGCTGGGTGCACTGGTCGGTCAGCAGGTCGACACGCGCCTGTTCGCGCCCGGGGGCCGCGAAGGCCCGCGTATGCGGGACCTGACCATCACCACATCGAGCTATGGCCAGCCGATCCCCCGCCAGTTCGGGAAGATGCGTGTCGGCGGATCGATCATCTGGTCGACCGACCTGATCGAAAGCAAGCGCAAGGAAAAGGGCCGCAAAGGCCAGCCTTCGACCACGGTCTATTCCTATTCCGCGTCTTTCGCCGTTGCCCTTTCCAGTACGCCGATTGCCCGTCTTGGACGGATCTGGGCGGACGGCAATCTGCTGCGCGGCGTGCAGGGCGACCTGAAGGTTGGCGGCACCTTGCGCGTCTATCGCGGCTTTGGTGATGACCCGGTCGATCCGCTGATCGCGGCCGCCAAGGGCAACACCGCGCCCGCCTTTCGCGACTGTGCCTATGTCGTCTTCGAGAATCTCGAACTGGGCGACTACGGCAACCGGATCCCTGCGCTGAGCTTCGAGATATTCGCCGACGGCGGCGAGGAAAGCGTGTCGCTTGCAGGGCTTGTCCCCTCGGCGGCGACACTGACCCGCGCTTTTTCGCTGGCGCACACACGCGGCTTTGCCGACGAGGGAGGGCCGCTCGCCTCGACGCTTGCGGCGATCGATCAGGTGGTGCCGCTGGTATGCCTTTCGGGGAGCGAAGGGCTCGCGATTGCCCCGCGCGCGGAAAGCGACGCCGATGTCATGACCTTGCCGCAGCAGCTTGCCACCGCCGGCTGGGGCAATGATGAGGCCCGCACCAGGCAACGCGCCAGCGCGCCTGCCCGGACACCGGCCGCACTGCGCTATTACGATGAGGAGCGGGACTACCAGACCGGTGTTCAGCGTGCCGCCGGGGCGCGCGAAGCCGGGCGCGAAGTCATGATCGATCTGCCTGCCACGATGATTGCCAGCGGCGCGCGCCAGCTCGCAAACGCCAGCGCCAACCGGGCGCGCTGGCAGCACGAAACGGTCACCTGGCACATCGCCGAACTTGATCCGCGCATTGCGCCCGGCAGCATCGTCCGGCTCCCCGATGCCCCCGGCCTGTGGCTGCTGAAGAGCTGGGAGTGGCTTGATCGCGGCATTGCCCTGGAGCTGGAAAGGCTAGCGCCGACCGGAATTGCGCCGCGACAGAGCGATCCGGGGGAAAATCTGCCGCCAATGGATCTGGTCATCCCCCCGACACACCTCGCGGCACTGGAACTTCCGCCCGACAGCAACAGCAATCCCGCCAATCCGCTGATTTTCGCAGCCGCATCAGCCGCGAACAGTGCATGGCGCGGCGCAGCACTGTTTGCCGTGCAGGGCAGCAGCCTGATCGATCTTGGAACATCCGGAACGCAGCGCGCGGTTCTCGGGGCGCTTGCCGCGCCGCTGGCGCCATCCTCCGGACTTCTGCTTGAGCCTCAGGCAAGTGCCACCATCAGCTTGGTCGCCGACGATCTCGACCTTGCCGGAACCGATCTTGCGGGGATTGCCGCCGGGGCCAACCGGTTGCTGATCGGCGGAGAACTGGTGCAGTTCCTGCGCGCAGAGCCGCTCGGCGGCGGTGGCTGGCGACTCTCCGGTCTCCTGCGCGGGCGAGGGGGAACCGAAGCCGAAGCGCTCCGCGGGCATCGGGCGCTGACCTCCGTGGTGCTCATCGATGATGCGTTGGTGCCGCTTGATCCGCTGCTGGTACCGCCGCTTGCCACTTCGCAGATCGCTGCGATCGGCACCGGCGATGCTGATACGGTCGTCGCCAGCCTCGCCAATGCAGGCCTGTCCCGCCGACCGCCCTGCCCCGTGCATCCGCAAGCCAGGATGCGTGCCGACGGAACGCTGCTGCTTTCCTGGACGCGCCGCGCGCGCGGGCAATGGCGGTGGGAAGACAGCGTCGAGGTGCCATTGGTCGAAGAACGCGAAGCCTACCGCGCCGGCTTTGGCCCGACCGGGGCACCCCATGTGGTGTGGGATCAGGATGAGCCCTCGCTTCTGCTCAGCGCAGCCGAACGCAGCAATCTGGTCACCCTTTATGGCCCAGGCGCGCTCTGGGTCAGGCAGGTTGGCACTTACGACCATTCCGAAGCGCTGCTTCTTGCAACCTTGATGTGATCCAACGGGAGACTGCGCGTGTCCGATCCGATTACCTTCCCCAGCTCAACACCCGTCATTCGCTTGCCGTTGCTGATTGCAGGTCAGGCGCAGAAGGAATTCTTCGTCAATCAGGCGCTGTGCCTGCTTGATGCGCTTCATCCGCAAGCTGTCACCGCATCGCTGCCAGCCCCACCCGCGACCGTCGGCGATGGCGAGTGCTTTCGGGTCCTGGCGCCGGCAAGCGGCGCATGGGTCGACCACGAGGATGAGATCGCCGTTTTGATCGGCGGGGACTGGCATTTCGTCAGCCCGGTTGAGGGGATGCAGCTGTTCGACAGGGCCGCCGACCACACCTTGGTGTTCCGATCCGAATGGCGATATGCCGCCGCACCCGCCGCACCCACTGGCGGTCTTGTGGTCGACACCGCGGCACGGGCCGCTCTGGCAGCGTTGATCGACGCGCTGATCACGCTCGGAATACTGGATTCGCCGAACACCTGACACCGCCGAATGGCTGATTCTCGCGCCTTTTGGCGTTGAATTTTTTTCCACAGGTGCTGCATCGCGACATTCTTGCAACACCAAGAGGGCATTGATTGCTTGCCTCTAGGATGGGGAAAAGATAGAGACACGTGGTGCCTCAAGTCCAATACAAAGGGGAATTCTAGAATGCGCAAACTCGTCATTGGTATGGCGATGGCCTCGACCGCGCTGACCTCGCCTGCCGCGGCCCGTGAAGGCCAGTGGTACATCGAGGGTGATGGCGGCGTGATGATCGTCGAAGACCAGAGCCTGGATGTGAACGGCGCGCCGGATAACGCGGTTGCCAACTATGAAACCGGCTACGACTTCGGCGGCATCGTCGGCTACGACTTCGGCGCTTTCCGCCTCGAAGCGGAAGCCAGCTACCGTGCGACTGACCTGCAGGACGTGCAGGCTGGCAACCAGGGTCTGGCGCTGAACTCGGGCGCGAACGTCCCGGGCGGCATCTCGACCTTCACCGGCACCCGCGAAGCGCTGGGTGAAGTGAACGCCCTGAGCTTCATGCTCAACGGCCTGTTCGATTTCGGCTCCGACGATGGCCTGCAGGCCTTCGCTGGCGGCGGTATCGGTGTGGCGCGCGTCGACATGGACGGCCGCGTGAACGCCAACGGCCCGGGCGTTTGGAACGATTCGGACACCGGCCTTGCCTGGCAACTGCTTGCGGGCGTCCGCGCTCCGCTGAGCGACTCGTGGGATGTCGGCCTGAAGTATCGCTACTTCAACGTGCCGGATGTGGGCCTGATCGATCCGCTGGGTCGTTCGCTCGAAACCAAGCTGAGCACCCACTCGCTGCTCGGCACCATCACCTACAACTTCGGTGGTGAAGAGCCTGTGGCTGCACCGGTGGCTGTGCCCCCGCCGCCGCCCCCGCCGCCCCCGCCGCCTCCGCCGCCTCCGCCGCCGCCCCCGGCTCCGCCGAAGGTGCCGTGCAACACTGGCCCGTACATCGTGTTCTTCGACTTCGATAAGTCGGACATCACTCCGGCGGCTGCGAACATCCTCAACAGCGCCGTCAGCGCCTATGCCAACTGCGGCACGGCGAGCGTGATGCTGGCTGGTCACACCGACCGCGCCGGTACGCCGAAGTACAACATCGGCCTCGCCGAGCGTCGTAACGCGGCTGTCAGCGCCTACCTCAGCGGCCGTGGCATTCCTGCCTCGCGCATCACCGGCCAGGCTTTCGGCGAAACCAAGCCGAAGGTGCCGACCGCCGACGGTGTCCGCGAAGCGCAGAACCGCCGCGTGGAAGTGACCTACGGTCCGGGTTCGGGCATGTAAGTCACCGTTCCGACGGAACAAGAAGAGGGGCCGGAGCGATCCGGCCCCTTTTTCTTTGCCCGCAAGCTATCTCGCTGATTCCATCAGGCTCCGGTCGCGTGGCCCAGCCCCCGGTC
This window contains:
- a CDS encoding DUF2163 domain-containing protein, translated to MRVFFDRELDTVATFWRIYRRDGVALAFTSHDRDLTFGGIRHMAAPGMVPAAIRLTAELANDSAEVQGALNHASIRAVDLAAGLFDEAAIEIGAVDWSDLGHHTLYTGQIGRIEDDQSQFVAELKSNKSLLEQDLVPRTSPTCRAEFCGHGCGLSAARFSSVQALAAIDLDANRVRFAGLDSEAHVDGRMRFMAGPQTGLAFGIIDAQDGWLVLDRPLVAGTLPGTRAQLREGCDHTLGTCSSRFGNATNFRGEPFLPGNDLLARYGQP
- a CDS encoding DUF2793 domain-containing protein; translation: MSDPITFPSSTPVIRLPLLIAGQAQKEFFVNQALCLLDALHPQAVTASLPAPPATVGDGECFRVLAPASGAWVDHEDEIAVLIGGDWHFVSPVEGMQLFDRAADHTLVFRSEWRYAAAPAAPTGGLVVDTAARAALAALIDALITLGILDSPNT
- a CDS encoding phage tail protein, with the protein product MATLLLTAIGTAIGGPIGGALGALVGQQVDTRLFAPGGREGPRMRDLTITTSSYGQPIPRQFGKMRVGGSIIWSTDLIESKRKEKGRKGQPSTTVYSYSASFAVALSSTPIARLGRIWADGNLLRGVQGDLKVGGTLRVYRGFGDDPVDPLIAAAKGNTAPAFRDCAYVVFENLELGDYGNRIPALSFEIFADGGEESVSLAGLVPSAATLTRAFSLAHTRGFADEGGPLASTLAAIDQVVPLVCLSGSEGLAIAPRAESDADVMTLPQQLATAGWGNDEARTRQRASAPARTPAALRYYDEERDYQTGVQRAAGAREAGREVMIDLPATMIASGARQLANASANRARWQHETVTWHIAELDPRIAPGSIVRLPDAPGLWLLKSWEWLDRGIALELERLAPTGIAPRQSDPGENLPPMDLVIPPTHLAALELPPDSNSNPANPLIFAAASAANSAWRGAALFAVQGSSLIDLGTSGTQRAVLGALAAPLAPSSGLLLEPQASATISLVADDLDLAGTDLAGIAAGANRLLIGGELVQFLRAEPLGGGGWRLSGLLRGRGGTEAEALRGHRALTSVVLIDDALVPLDPLLVPPLATSQIAAIGTGDADTVVASLANAGLSRRPPCPVHPQARMRADGTLLLSWTRRARGQWRWEDSVEVPLVEEREAYRAGFGPTGAPHVVWDQDEPSLLLSAAERSNLVTLYGPGALWVRQVGTYDHSEALLLATLM
- a CDS encoding OmpA family protein; this translates as MRKLVIGMAMASTALTSPAAAREGQWYIEGDGGVMIVEDQSLDVNGAPDNAVANYETGYDFGGIVGYDFGAFRLEAEASYRATDLQDVQAGNQGLALNSGANVPGGISTFTGTREALGEVNALSFMLNGLFDFGSDDGLQAFAGGGIGVARVDMDGRVNANGPGVWNDSDTGLAWQLLAGVRAPLSDSWDVGLKYRYFNVPDVGLIDPLGRSLETKLSTHSLLGTITYNFGGEEPVAAPVAVPPPPPPPPPPPPPPPPPPPAPPKVPCNTGPYIVFFDFDKSDITPAAANILNSAVSAYANCGTASVMLAGHTDRAGTPKYNIGLAERRNAAVSAYLSGRGIPASRITGQAFGETKPKVPTADGVREAQNRRVEVTYGPGSGM